In Chloroflexota bacterium, one DNA window encodes the following:
- the dnaN gene encoding DNA polymerase III subunit beta — protein sequence MQVSCLQENLARGLSMVGRAVVPRSSWPILGNILIATDDGRLRLAATDREIGITCWIGAKVEDEGTITVPARLLSDFVNQLPPELIDMNLSVRTLTLNLKCARFDTNVKGIDASEFPILLTASDDSGEGIGNQGFHITSIPVSTMGQMINQVAFAAAKDESRPSLTGVNARFDGERLTMAATDGFRLAIRSTILENPPAEPIEMVIPARALTELQRVIGLLPASEDEQMVDIYLADTHNQVLFHLPDVDMVSSLIELSFPKYEAIIPKTFATRTVVDTGSLLKALRVANIFARDSLHIVRFQVAPGVNGQPGTLTLTATSAESGDNVAELDALVEGGESEIAFNARYMIEVLNAIEEPEIALETTRASAPGVIRPVGVGPEEFTCVVMPMHISG from the coding sequence GTGCAAGTTTCCTGTCTCCAAGAAAACCTGGCCCGAGGCCTTTCCATGGTAGGCCGGGCGGTGGTACCCCGTAGTTCGTGGCCCATTCTGGGCAATATCCTGATAGCAACAGATGATGGTCGTCTGCGCCTGGCCGCCACCGACCGGGAGATTGGTATTACCTGCTGGATCGGGGCCAAGGTCGAAGACGAAGGCACGATCACAGTGCCCGCTCGCCTGCTTTCCGACTTCGTAAACCAGCTGCCACCTGAATTAATCGATATGAATCTCAGCGTGCGCACACTGACTCTCAATCTGAAGTGCGCTCGCTTTGATACCAATGTCAAGGGGATTGACGCCAGCGAATTTCCCATTTTATTGACAGCATCGGATGATAGCGGCGAAGGCATTGGCAACCAGGGCTTCCATATCACAAGTATCCCGGTTTCGACGATGGGCCAGATGATCAATCAGGTTGCTTTTGCCGCCGCCAAGGACGAAAGTCGCCCCAGTCTGACCGGCGTAAATGCCCGGTTCGATGGCGAGCGTTTGACCATGGCAGCTACCGACGGCTTCCGTCTGGCGATACGCAGCACCATTCTGGAGAATCCCCCCGCAGAACCGATCGAGATGGTCATCCCGGCGCGTGCGCTTACAGAGTTACAACGGGTAATCGGCCTGTTGCCTGCCAGTGAGGATGAACAGATGGTGGACATCTACCTGGCGGATACCCACAACCAGGTTCTCTTCCATCTGCCGGATGTAGACATGGTTTCGTCTCTGATTGAACTCAGTTTCCCCAAATACGAGGCCATCATTCCTAAAACATTCGCTACCCGCACTGTGGTGGACACGGGTAGCCTATTGAAGGCTCTGCGAGTCGCCAATATCTTCGCCCGCGATAGTTTGCACATCGTACGCTTTCAGGTTGCACCCGGTGTGAACGGTCAGCCGGGAACTCTTACCCTGACTGCAACCTCCGCCGAATCAGGTGACAATGTGGCGGAGTTGGATGCCCTGGTCGAGGGCGGCGAGTCGGAAATAGCCTTCAACGCACGTTACATGATCGAAGTTCTCAACGCCATCGAAGAACCCGAGATCGCTCTTGAGACTACCAGAGCCAGCGCGCCCGGGGTGATCCGTCCCGTGGGTGTGGGTCCTGAAGAGTTCACCTGTGTCGTCATGCCCATGCATATCAGCGGTTAA
- a CDS encoding Hsp20/alpha crystallin family protein codes for MTKVVTRWEPMRDFVTLRETMDRFLEDNNVRASWTALAQRPGMNGSEWRLPLDVYTTEEEIVIGASVPGVSAESVEITVEGDVLSIKGELPAPMENVDYLMRERHYGKFSRSLTINVPVDADSIEATFENGVITVVVPKAEESKPKTIKVQAK; via the coding sequence ATGACTAAGGTAGTAACTCGTTGGGAGCCTATGCGCGACTTCGTGACGCTTCGGGAGACCATGGATCGCTTTTTAGAAGATAACAACGTGCGGGCCAGTTGGACTGCCCTGGCGCAGCGTCCCGGTATGAATGGCAGCGAGTGGCGCCTTCCTCTCGATGTGTACACCACCGAGGAAGAGATCGTGATCGGCGCCAGCGTACCTGGTGTTTCGGCCGAAAGCGTGGAAATCACCGTAGAGGGCGATGTGCTTTCGATCAAAGGGGAGCTGCCTGCACCGATGGAGAACGTGGATTATCTGATGCGCGAGCGCCACTATGGCAAGTTCAGCCGCAGCCTCACTATCAACGTTCCGGTGGATGCCGACAGCATCGAGGCCACCTTCGAAAACGGTGTGATCACCGTTGTTGTGCCCAAGGCTGAGGAAAGCAAGCCCAAGACCATTAAGGTTCAGGCCAAATAA
- a CDS encoding DNA replication/repair protein RecF, with translation MYLAHLSLTNFRNYSRLELDLSDGITLLQGLNAQGKTGFLEAIAYLSTSRSLLSTAERELVNWLAWEQPLPFARIVGEIEGGGRRDKIEIVLVQNANSSANGPRLRKEVRINGSPRRAIDLIGQMPVVLFLPHDIQLIAGSPSNRRRYMDIALCQMQRDYCRALSAYGRVVQQRNALLKDLRQRQGSRDQLTFWDDQLIEHGDLVMARRASFLADLEFEASQRHLSLTEGRERLHVDYKPSLALEESDLSERDEIDSDDPPFLSEPSAFPYQSAGPSSISDLFRQALEQNRQREIAAGMSLTGPHRDDIQFLVEGRDLRTYGSRGQQRTATLSVKLAEVAVMQRALTTPPILLLDDVMSELDRDRRAALLEALGGVQQALVTTTDWEDFTPEFRRQARCMQVDGGLVQTVTTGAEEPERQPPTRDG, from the coding sequence GTGTATCTAGCTCATCTCTCTCTGACTAACTTCCGCAACTACAGTCGCCTGGAACTCGACCTGTCCGATGGGATCACCCTGTTGCAGGGCCTTAACGCGCAGGGCAAAACCGGTTTCCTCGAGGCGATAGCCTATCTTTCCACATCCCGCTCGTTGTTGTCGACAGCGGAACGAGAACTGGTTAACTGGTTGGCATGGGAGCAGCCCCTGCCTTTTGCGCGCATCGTTGGGGAAATCGAAGGCGGCGGACGTCGGGACAAGATCGAGATCGTTCTGGTGCAAAATGCCAACTCAAGCGCCAACGGCCCGCGCTTGCGCAAAGAAGTGCGCATCAATGGCTCGCCGCGGCGAGCCATCGACCTGATCGGGCAAATGCCCGTCGTTCTGTTCCTGCCTCATGACATCCAGTTGATCGCCGGATCTCCCAGCAACCGCAGGCGCTACATGGACATCGCCCTTTGCCAGATGCAACGGGATTACTGCCGGGCGTTGAGCGCCTACGGCCGGGTAGTTCAGCAGCGCAATGCCCTTCTAAAGGATCTGAGGCAACGCCAGGGATCGCGAGACCAACTGACCTTCTGGGATGACCAGCTGATCGAACATGGCGACCTGGTCATGGCGCGGCGGGCCAGCTTCCTGGCCGATCTGGAATTCGAGGCTAGCCAACGGCACCTGTCGCTGACCGAAGGTCGTGAGCGCCTCCATGTGGATTACAAACCCAGTCTGGCCCTTGAGGAAAGTGACCTCTCGGAAAGGGATGAGATAGACAGCGACGATCCACCCTTTTTGAGCGAACCATCCGCATTTCCCTATCAATCGGCCGGCCCCTCGTCGATCTCCGACCTGTTCAGACAAGCCCTGGAACAGAATCGCCAGCGCGAGATCGCAGCCGGCATGTCGCTGACCGGGCCTCACCGGGATGACATCCAGTTTCTTGTCGAAGGTCGTGACCTTCGAACCTATGGCAGCCGGGGACAGCAGCGCACGGCAACGCTGTCGGTCAAGCTGGCTGAGGTCGCCGTCATGCAGCGCGCCCTGACAACACCACCCATTCTGCTGCTGGATGACGTGATGTCGGAACTCGATCGCGATCGGCGCGCTGCTTTGCTCGAGGCCCTGGGCGGCGTACAACAAGCCCTGGTCACTACCACAGACTGGGAAGATTTCACTCCGGAGTTCCGCCGCCAGGCCCGCTGTATGCAAGTCGATGGCGGACTTGTTCAAACAGTGACGACAGGCGCGGAGGAACCTGAACGACAGCCGCCAACCCGAGACGGGTAA
- a CDS encoding BON domain-containing protein gives MIRVSAQDEKAQEIAWQVYDQLSEEQALRTTTSDILVEAQEGVVSLTGRVRTNAISHLAQRVGSTGLDGWILKNNLISDEALAFELADRLAADPRMADDNVRVDVFLGVATLRGWVPGLEQRDVAIEIASAVPGVVRVDDHLASVA, from the coding sequence ATGATCAGAGTTTCCGCGCAAGACGAAAAGGCCCAGGAGATTGCGTGGCAGGTCTACGACCAGTTGTCGGAAGAGCAGGCGCTGCGCACAACCACGTCCGATATCCTTGTCGAAGCCCAGGAGGGTGTGGTGAGTTTAACTGGCCGGGTTCGCACCAATGCCATAAGTCACCTGGCCCAACGTGTGGGCTCAACGGGTCTCGACGGCTGGATACTGAAAAACAACCTGATCAGTGATGAGGCGCTTGCCTTCGAGCTGGCCGACAGGTTAGCGGCCGACCCGCGTATGGCGGATGACAACGTTCGTGTCGACGTCTTCCTGGGCGTGGCCACGCTGAGGGGCTGGGTACCAGGCCTGGAACAGCGGGATGTCGCCATCGAGATTGCCAGCGCTGTCCCCGGGGTTGTGCGGGTCGATGATCATCTGGCGTCGGTGGCCTGA
- a CDS encoding glycosyltransferase: MKTVLVHDWLNQIGGAENVLETLVEMFPEAQVYTSIYAADRMPESYREWEIRTSTMQHLPLVASHHQAYLPFYPLAFEQFDFTGYDLVLSNKSAFCHGVVTPPETLHICYCLTPTRFLWMYDSYRAREGLGAVTDLVLRPLLSRLRLWDRLAADRVDHFVAISRVVQQRIRTYYRRDSDIIYPPVDVERFTPSDRSPGDYYLAGGRLIPYKRVDLAVDAFNELGLPLIVFGDGRDRAELESRAASNITFLGRVSWDTLADLFQHCQAFVFPGLEDFGIAPVEAQAAGRPVIAYAGGGALDTVIPGKTGVLFFEQTAETLAETVRSFDVVSISPGDCRENAERFSQERFRLELMNYVEARLVEHQAGISFRTHWA, translated from the coding sequence ATGAAGACCGTCCTTGTCCATGACTGGTTGAATCAAATAGGCGGTGCAGAAAACGTTTTAGAGACGCTGGTGGAGATGTTTCCCGAGGCGCAGGTGTATACCAGCATCTACGCTGCCGACCGAATGCCCGAGAGCTATCGGGAGTGGGAGATTCGCACCAGCACCATGCAACATCTGCCGCTGGTTGCCAGTCACCACCAGGCCTACCTGCCTTTTTATCCGCTTGCCTTCGAGCAGTTCGACTTCACCGGTTATGACCTGGTGCTGAGCAACAAGTCGGCCTTCTGTCACGGGGTTGTTACCCCACCGGAAACGCTTCATATCTGTTACTGTTTGACGCCAACGCGCTTCCTGTGGATGTACGACTCCTACCGAGCCCGAGAGGGACTCGGCGCTGTGACTGATCTGGTCCTGCGCCCCCTTTTATCCCGATTGAGGCTCTGGGATCGACTGGCCGCCGACCGGGTAGATCACTTTGTCGCCATCAGCCGGGTCGTCCAGCAACGAATAAGGACCTATTATCGCCGGGATAGTGACATCATCTACCCTCCCGTTGATGTGGAGCGCTTTACACCTTCTGACCGCTCGCCCGGCGACTACTATCTGGCTGGCGGGCGCCTGATTCCATATAAGCGGGTCGATCTGGCCGTCGATGCCTTCAATGAACTGGGTTTGCCTTTGATCGTTTTTGGTGATGGGCGTGACCGAGCCGAGCTGGAGTCCAGAGCGGCATCCAACATCACCTTCCTTGGCAGGGTCTCCTGGGACACGTTGGCGGATCTGTTCCAGCATTGCCAGGCATTTGTTTTTCCTGGCCTTGAGGATTTTGGAATCGCTCCAGTGGAGGCCCAGGCAGCCGGCCGGCCGGTTATTGCCTATGCCGGTGGCGGTGCCCTTGACACCGTCATCCCTGGCAAGACCGGCGTGCTATTTTTTGAACAGACCGCGGAGACGCTTGCCGAGACTGTGCGATCATTCGATGTCGTTTCGATCTCTCCAGGAGATTGTCGCGAGAATGCTGAACGGTTTTCCCAGGAGCGCTTCCGCCTTGAACTGATGAACTATGTTGAGGCCAGGCTCGTGGAACACCAGGCCGGCATCTCTTTCCGAACTCACTGGGCATAG